The DNA region GTGTTATAGAAGGAGAAATCAACCCTTTCATTTGTGTTTGAAATAAATCTGTATCTGTGGAAATGAAACCTGGGAGGTTGATCTGTGTCACTCTAGAGGTTGCATTTTCACACACAATTCCTTCCCAATCGCAGCAGCTCTGACCAATCCACTTAGCTACGCGACCAGACGTGTCCTTTTGTATTCCATTCTTGAAGCTCATCAAAGCTTCCAATTCGTTGGGGCTGCAAGCTTCTATAGTCCAACTTGTGCCTCCAAAGGCTATCAGTGTCAACAGTGCAACTACATGTAGCAGCTGATAATCATAATCCATGTCTGCTATAGGCTAGCAAATGGAGGTGGTTCTTATGGAGTGATCTCTTGCATCTGAAAAAGTACTTAAGATTGTTGGCTTGGATTTCATCATTAGAAATACTCCCTCCGgtcctttttataagaaacaagtttTAGTATACTAaaacttgtttcttataaaaaagacaGGAGATAATAGCTCATAAGGCACAGATAAGAAAAGCTTGTATTGTTCAGagatctaactttttttttttttatcaccttttctcttcaaaaaaatttatgtgcTGAAAAGCATGTTTGTCTCTGGGTCATGATGTCCTTAATAATGTTTGTGGCAATTGAATTCAAAGACTGGCCCATGCCATTTGATTAACTGGATATGTGGCATGAATCTCGTCCCTTGCAGATTTTTGAGTATTGAGTATTTACTACAGTACACCTCCAATGTGTGCTCCAGAAGTGTAGGAGTGATTATGTTAAGACTTTTAAGTAGTAACCGTAACGTAGGAGTGGAAAACCAGCCTTCCCCATTTGAAAAGGACAGCCAACTAATTTTAGGATCCAATTGTACTTTAGTTTTTGTGGCACAGAACTTGAGATTTAGATTGTAAGTATGAAATTCTTGTCTATGTAGAATGGCGTGTTGGACACTGTTCATACACAACACTTGTTAGGCATACTTTAGACACATGTAAGCATCCTTCAATGTCTTATACGTATTCTTGGCTAGACACTTTTCAGACATtcctatcataaaaaaataaataaaaaataaaaaagacaactTATACTATAAATATTGTAAGGTTCTTAACATTTTTTCTGTGAGATTCATTATCATAGGATTTAACtaattgttttaacttttaaaagatataattCATCTTCTTATCTTGAGGTTTTTTTCTTGTGAAGATTATTACAGTATCAAATAGTCCTTCTAAGTAAACACAACACATTAAAGTGCAAACCAACCttgcttattatatttttagtactcaataattttttttgtctttataattttatttattgttcaaAGCACTATTAAAGTGcttcaaagacaaaaaaaacatattttataagaactaaaaaaaagataaaaataaaaaaatacgaaattgcatgaaaaaagtatttaaaccaAATTAAGCAAACGCAACACATTCAAAAGCCTCTCAAACCCCCCTACAGCAGCCATTAAGGTTAGATTAGCTAGAAGATGCTTGGAGAACATCAAAATTATCTGCTTCTCTCACATTCATGAGTTGTATAAGTGCCCGTGTGCCACACAATTCTAGATGCTTCacaatttatttaaacataTAGGTTATTTATTAACGTTTCTTTGGATTATAAAATAGTTAGTATTTTAgactaaataatatatttgggTAGACATTTaagataatttctaatttttttattaaccggtaaataaatttttttaataacttcatagtagtttttaatatttttgaaacttatttgaaataacatttttttaaatgttaacttttaattttttatattttcttacacttttattcttgatatatttatttatttttcttattatctcTTTAAATAAAtcgtgattttattatttttatatcatttgatACTTTTTAACTACTTTAACAGTTAATTTCAAtgaatatttcaaatttaataaactaactttttaacttttagataTCAACTAGTTTTGCCTAACACAACCTAAATATACAAGATAAATACATGTACTTATCTGTAtatgttataattatattttagatttataataaataatttaaattttgatataatgttattattaaattagaaccaataaatgattaaaaaaatcaactatataaataaagataCAATATAGATAGTTTGAATGATTGAAAATTGTGTTGTTTTAGTTAATTGtttgattgattatattttttttcaaaaattatttacataaatatttataaaaatcacaGTGTAAAATTTCATTAGACTAACAATAATTATTACACCTAAATAAGATTAGTTCTTGATCCGATGAATTATGAGATACTTGTGTTCTTTCActtaagactaaaaaaatattggtaaaaaaaatctgTTAATTAACATTCCTAACTTTAAAGCTTAAATCATTGGACAACTACATATTTCTTGTTACCAAGCACAGTGCTCTGAAAGGGAAGatgaaaggaaaacaaaatgtCGAAAAATAACATGTGATATGTCCATCTCAAGTGCATCACCATCTCCAAGCCAGTGTCTTCTCTTCTGTGTCCACTGTCCAAAGCCATCTCCTATGCTAAGGGTCCCCCACTTCAAATGAACTCATTCTTTCAACGGTCTTCGAGTTCCCAACTcaaactttcaaaatcaaacaaattcgatctcttcttttcttcttttttcccccCTTCGTTTTGTTTATTCGATTTCTCACTCAATTCTATGCCTTTTCTTCTATGTAAAGTAAATACTCttaatttattagaataaaGATAGCAATATTTTAACTCGTGCAATGTAAAGCAACTaggtttatattattttattgcaaaGCCAAACTGTGTTTGCTTGATAGAGAATGAAAGCAAGTTGACCAACTACCCCAGCTGGAGCTGGAGGCTGAAGAATGTGAGGTGTACAATTCATCACCACATGTCTCTCTAACTCTTTAATGCTGCCCCATAACATAAAAGAGAAATTTTCACACCTCAGCAgagtataaattatttgatcattgcattttctttttattaatttgtaaaataaggCTTAATAGATTCTGTTCTGATTGCAAAAAATTGTGGATATATATTTTCAAGTTAAAAACCTATAATTAGAGTAATTTTAatagatacaatttttttattagtatgatataaaatattctgACAATTaatctttaacaaaaattagttaGATTGCCTTTTTAGGTTTATAATAATCTTACTTAagttaaaatttacattttcatacatattattCGAACTCTGCGACtgttgaattgttcttgacaaattttgtttgatctttttagtgaaattttttttaccatctttttttattcatattattCAAACCGAAGCCTTAATTAACTCGACTACTCTGTTATAAGAAACTTTACAACATAATGAtacatcaaatttaaatttataaagaaagaaaaaatcaaatttttaacaaaatctcaACCTTTACACGGAGACAAGCTTTCTCTGGTTCTCTTTTTGCATTTATGTGATCAAAATTTGGGTGTGCACAAGCTGGCCCCTGTTGATTCCATTCCACTTTACGGCTAAGCTTCCAAAGGCCAAAGCCATTGTTGATGATGCATTGAACTTTactcaaaaaaggaaaaaaaaatcccattgCTTCTGATTCTTCTGGGTGGGCATAGAAAGAAATCACCAATCACCTCATTCTATTCAACctgatacaaaaaaaaaagaaaaaaaaagtgtgatttTTTAGAACAATGAAGAGGGTAAAGAAGCTATACCCATTGTTGTCGCTCCTACCCAACAGGCCTAAACCTCTTCAAATTTTCATGGCTGTGATGTTCCTCTACTTGCTCTTCACCACCTTCGAAATCGAAACTTTTCTTGGTTTCAGAACTAGGTTTGTGTCAGTGACTTCATTGCTGGGGAATGAAGACCAACAGCAACAGCAACATACCCATTTCAGCAAAGCCTCAAACTTTCCCTCACAAGGAGTGTTCCAAGGTTCGGTTCATCGAAAAGCCTTGCAGGGGTTGCAGAAAGTTTCCACCTTGAGTTTCATGGAGGCTTTGAACGACACCACTGTGGAAGAAAATATGGTTTCTGAACTCCACAATGCTGCTAGGCATGCTTGGCTTGAAGGGAAGAGGCTCTGGGAACAAGTTGAGAGTGTGAAAGAAACCATGGATGATGTGGCAAGGTTCAAGGCTGAGAACCTTTCTGATTCGTGCAAGAATTCGATTTCATTATCTGGGTCTGAATTGAAGGAGAAGAAAGGGGTAATGGTGATGGTGCTTCCTTGTGGTTTGACATTGGGGTCTCATGTGACTGTTGTGGGGACCCCACGTTGGGCTCACTGGGAGGATGATCCTAAGATAGCTGTGGTGAAGGAAGAGGAGGGGAAGGTGATGGTGTCACAGTTCATGATGGAGCTTCAGGGTTTGAAGAGTGTGGACAAGGAAGAGCCTCCTAGGATACTGCATTTCAATCCCAGGTTGAAGGGGGACTATAGTGGGAGGCCTGTGATTGAGCAGAACACTTGTTACAGGATGCAGTGGGGGTCTGCTCTAAGGTGTGAGGGATGGAAGTCCCGGGCCGACGAGGATACCGGTGATTCATTTCAACCTTTCTCTTTTTCCGGTTAAGAAAACGGTTTATGTTATCGTTGTTATGTGTTTTCTTTGATTGGCATCATGGTTTTGAATTGTTTTTGTGAAATGCATTTAAAAGGATGATTTACATTGTTTTTGTCTGATTCAGacctcacctagtgggataagactGTGTTGTTgtattagcatttttttttatttgtgtaagGGGTTTACCAAATACCTGGAAATGTGTATTAGGTGCTCGGTTAGTTGATCCGTGAGTGATATAAGAAGTTAATTTTAGAGATTAAATTGTAAATAACAGTCCCCACCTTCCTCACTGGTCACCTTTCTATTAATTTCATAAGTGTATATATGTAGAATTTTTTAGGGCCTTAATCTCCATGGACataatttctgtttttttttaattcattatggTCTGAATTGTGATCTGTGAATTAGACTGTTTTCTGTTATTACCATTTTCGTTCTCTTTGGTGAATGTGTGCATTTGTgtgcttcatttttctctttagcATGTCAGTTCCAAGGGACATTGCCCCCTTTGCTGATTTTCTGTGCTTTATGAAGTTGATGGACAGGTGAAATGTGAAAAGTGGATTCGTGATGACGATAGCCACACAGAAGAGGCAAAGGCAACATGGTGGTTAAGTAGACTGATAGGGCGAACTAAGAAGGTGACTATAGATTGGCCATACCCTTTTGTAGAGGGGAGATTATTTGTTCTCACCGTGAGTGCTGGCATGGAAGGTTACCATGTTAGTGTGGATGGAAGGCATGTGACGTCTTTTCCCTATCGCACGGTTGGTACACCAATCATGTCTCCTTTCACTTTGTGAATTCAGATATATCTAAAATTCTAAATTGTTTATGCTATATTCTTAGGGCTTTTCTCTTGAGGATGCGACTGGTCTATCCATAAAAGGAGATGTTTATGTGCACTCTATATTTGCAGCTTCCTTACCCTCATCACATCCAAGTTTTGCTCCACAGATGCATCTTGAATTACTTCCTCAATGGAAAGTTCCACCTCTTCTCCATGTGAATGTGGAGCTTTTCATTGGAATACTTTCTGCTGGCAACCATTTTGCTGAACGGATGGCAGTAAGGAAATCATGGATGCAACATAAACTAATTAAATCTTCAAATGTCGTGGCTCGATTCTTTGTTGCCTTGGTAAGAGTTTTGCATCTTCCCTGCCCACcaagaatgataaaatataatccACAAATACCTttcttgttaaaaatatttacttttttctcatttttcatttCTCATATAATAGCATGGAAGGAAAGATTTAAATGTGGAGATAAAGAAAGAAACAGATTATTTTGGCGATATTATTATAGTCCCCTACATGGATCATTATGACCTTGTTGTGTTGAAGACGATAGCTATCACTGAATATGGGGTGAGTAATTGCAGAGTTGAATAATGCTCATTTGTGTTTTAAATTTTCTGTTCCCTGCATCTTATCTGAGTTTCTTTATTGACTGTTATTGAAAATGGTTATTTGCAGATTCGCTCAGTGGCTGCCAAGTATATCATGAAGTGCGATGATGACACATTTGTCAGAATAGATTCTATCATCAGTGAAGCAAGAAAAATAGGAAGTGGTAGAAGTCTCTATATTGGCAATATGAATTACCACCATAGGCCACTACGTTCTGGCAAATGGGCAGTAACATATGAGGTATAATTTTTCTCATAGTTTTGCTTTTATGCTTTCTATTTATTGCCTATCTTTCTTTAGCATACGTAGTTAGCTTACTATATTGTATTGTGGATTACGGCTTAATCACAGTTGcttactttttttcctttatctgttacatatttttttactaattgttTTTTGTAGTACATGGTTGCAAATTGTTATGAGATGCAGTATTGGTGATTGTTGAAATTCTATTAATTCTGTAACCACAGTTTTAACTTTCCCAGAATGCTTCAAAGGTGTCTTATTTACATTGGAGTATTTAAAGAAACTACTAATACCTTGATCATGGATATTCTTTCTCCATGTAGCGACATTCTGAGTGGATGATTACAGAACATTTAACATTCTGCTCTTAAATGATCAAATATTCTGTTTAGGCATATGACTGTAGGAGTTACAACTAACACGTAACATGATTGCATTTCAGTGAGCTTAAATTAGGAAGTTCTATGCTAATATTTGCGACACTCATTGCCTTGGATTTTCAAGACTGAAATTGTTATCACATGAGAAAACTGCTAACTgttttatgccttttttttgtctttgaaatTTGTTGTTCATAACTATCAGGAATGGTCAGAGGAAGAGTATCCTACCTATGCTAATGGTCCAGGCTATATAATCTCTGCAGACATTGCCCGGTTCATTGTATCCAACTTCGAGAAGCACAGATTAAAAGTATGTTCACAAATGATCTTAACTTGTTGACTTGTCCTTGATTGTGTTTGCCAGTCTCTACCTCATttcctgtgtgtgtgtgtgtgcaccCACGCATACTTGTGTGTGAACTTGCATGAATGTGTTTATATACTTCTGTCTTGACATACCGGGCGAAAGTGTTGGCTGTTCGTTGATGACAATTTCAATGTGTTGTAGTTATTTAAAATGGAGGATGTGAGCATGGGAATGTGGGTAGAGCAATTCAACAGTTCAAGGCCAGTTGAGTATGTGCACAGCTTCAAGTTCTGCCAATTTGGGTGCATTGAAGATTACTTCACTGCACATTACCAATCTCCAAGACAAATGACCTGTATGTGGGATAAGTTGCAACAAAAGGGACAACCCCTATGTTGCAACATGAGATAATAACATAGTCTATGATCATAATATTCGTATTATATTTATGTACATAGGCACTGAGGACCTTTATGATGTCCGCATATTCATTTATTGTttaacctcttttttttttttttcttttcgattCTCCCAAAAATATAAGGCCTAGGTGTATCATATAAAGTTGGATACTGCAGCTATTGCTGAAGGAGCAAACCAATGGTTTGTAAATTTGTAATGTAGAGAATGTAACAGAAGCCGaatgaaatgattttttctgCATTGACTTCATATTTTGTTTGTCATggcaaaattattattagtgagTATAGTTATGGTAGATGGGAATTCTCATTTAATTGGGAGGGGAAAAGGCATCACTACCTTCAATCTGCCCTTCATTTAATTGGGTGTATTGCACTGGTATTTTAAAGGAATAAAGTATAATGTGTCTTTATTATTAATAGtgaatattcttatttttttaatgcaaataaATTAATGAGAAAAGAGTTTTGAAATTCTAGAGAAATTTATGAATAGCCCCTTTCAAGGCTAGAATTTTTCTACTAACTTACGCacgtaaaatttaaaatcagtgAATGCTTTGCACTAATGTTATGttgataaaagaataataattgagTTTGTATCAATATCCAATGTATTTAGAAAAGAAAgatgatttaatttgatttgatatgaagtattaagatttaaaatttaaatttaatttgggattaactaaatttaagtaataatcttattgagaattaaaaaattaaataaaaagaaaatgaaatacttGATGTAGGAGAAGTCATATTGGTATTCagcaattaaaaaaagaagtcatATTGgctttataagaaataaaaagtttttaaaaatatttttcttcaagaataagtattcaaatttataatataatattaattaatatattgacAAATAGACTAAAAATTAACTAGTCATCtatgaaataaatatgaattGTGATAATATGTTACTAATGGGCTCAATTATAAGGAGATCATTGTGTAACGGATTTGATTATATTTCTGGAAATAATATTTCTGGGAATTGATTATTGAGAATGTCATTCCAATTAAAGATGTTTGGTATATATTTCTAATTCATGggaatgttttaaatttaatttaattttaaaataaaaatattaaataaataaatgatgttaaataaaaagaaagataaattatttcaaaCATTCCTATGAGATTGTAAGAGTCTCTCTCTTTACATGAGAATAAGAAGATAGAGGAACAtgtaaaatatgaattattgaaaatgagatatgtttgaaaatatttttttattactttctaACAAACATATGAAAGCCTATTCTCCTGAGTTTTCCCGTCACTCAAAAGTAGATCATATCCTGACTATGTGTAAacaacacttaaataaattttcaaactcCATGGTGAATTTTACAAGGAGATAAATTAATCATGATGTCTCCCATAGATTAGCTGGAGCCTCAAAATTATTTGCTAGTCACCACATTTATAAAATTTCCATAAAAATATGTtcatttatgtcattttataattatcaattatttcaatagataattttattaaatacttataattcaataagttaatttaataattttcagtTATCAATAATCAATTTTAGACTATGAGTTAGTTTTTCAACTTCTAACTATTTTATCAACTTTCAACTATCATTTTGACTTTCTCAaatagatattttcaatattatttactctattttttatggTAAAATCCACTTATTATTTCTACAATTAGCCAAAAAGTTCCCTCTCAACCATTTCAAACTACCTTTAATTTTACCTTTGTTTGTatgctataattttttaattattgatttctttcaatttactctcttttatctttatatttaaattgaattccatctatttttcaagaaatgatcaagaattaaaaaaaatataatatcagaaactaaattgttcattataaatctaaaatctaatttatatattttttttgaaagagaaagATAATAGGTTTTAAATAACACATTTTTAAGCACACTAGTTGAGGACTAAGTTGCACAATACTTTTCATctcaattaattcttaaaatttatcccTTTCATATACAATCTCTTTATGTTAAATTGGATTTAAATTACTAACAAGAGAATCTCAATTATTTAATCTcaactatttattaatttatttttataaataacttttccaaacattaaaacataataagatttagaattaaaaatcaaatgatttttttattgatgttattattcctcttatatatataatttatattctttattatattttaaatatgaaaaaattagttGTAAAACAACTAAtgaataattaacatttaactTGGAAAAAAGCTATTTGtaagaaagataaattttaaaggACAATTGAAATGCAATTAAAGTTCAAGATGTACCAATTGAAATGTAACTAAAGTTCAAGatgcatatttaaaaaaaagttaaaatttaaatatcaatcataataaatttaaattttatggtgTCTATTTACAAAAGTAAAGATTAagattaattgaaataaaataataatttatggagGCTTAACACTCTTTTTCCCTAAAAACCAATTatagtaaatttaaatttaagtccaCTTttgttcctctaaaaaaaagttCCCTTTTGTTTGGGACGTAAaatgtaaaatgtaaaattaaattttaattttttatttattttttctttacagtttctcttcaattaatcaaaagaaaatagataattatttagtagtagtatttttcttctctaattTCCTACTATTCTTTTAGACAATTCtctaatttttactttaaaacacacacatacacactaACATACTATAGataaaaaggataaatagtcatttttgtgtTTGAATGTATAAAACGTTGACAAATTTATccataaaagatgaaaattcaaattttaatcccgaaaagtaaaaaagtacaacaaattaATTCATCTATTAACTTTTATCTATTATCGTTAATGAAAGAGCCTACAAGGCATAGATGGAcaaaaatgtcacaaaaataattgttgataTGGTTATCTTTGATTGACTCTCCAAAAGTGAGTCAGAGAGACGAATTTGTCATGTGAAGTTTTGATTTTTTGCCTACTGAACTCTTTTTTCCttgtcttttcttcttctcccatTCTCTCTAGGGAAGGACTCTTAGAACCTTCGTCTTCAATAGCCAAAATGCGAACCTCATACACCACGGCTATGGTGGTCGTCGCCAGAAAATAGGTGTTGTCCTTCCTCGGAGGGAGCCAAGAGAAAACACATTCCAAAGACAAGGAAGAGAAAACACATTCCAAGAGTGCGACATGAAGAAAAggcaaggaaaaaaagaagtctatcaagtaaaaaaaaaatcaaaagtttaCATGATAAATCCTTTCCCATGATTCACTTTTGAGACCCAATCGAAGATATTCATATTGACtatcatttttgtgatatttttgtcCCTATGTCATACATGCTCTTTCATTAACGGTAATAGATGAAAGTTAACGAATGAATGAATGTATCGtacctttttttacttttgagaattaaaatttgaattttcatctttcagagatgaatttattttacgtattcaagaaaaaatgattattatttttcttaaaaatcaccattagtaatttttgatttaattatttatttagtccgtataatttttaaatttattttttttaatctttataattaataagataattttttagtcCATGAAGTTTAATAagtgaattatttaatttttaaagtttatattttaattttcagaagttgtttcttattaaaaattttaactcatggagttaaaaaattttaacaaaaaaatattttaaaaattaaaatataaactttagaaattaaaaaaaaatattttaaaatcactaaatgaataattaaattgtttttcaaataaattattacgGTGATAAAATTTGGGACTTTTCCGCAGTAGCCTTGGCCTTGCTCCATCTTCGCCTTTGCAAATTTTCAGTGAGAATAGCCGCAACCTCTTAACGCACTCCAAATCGAAGACCAAAAGATTAGAGCTTTCTCATTCACTCTCTCTATCTTCTCAGGTTCTTTCATCATTCATTTCACTCTATTTTTCTCTCTGTTTatactaagaaaaaaaagagaagaaaatagtgCAATTATTCTCGGGCTGTGTCGGGCTTCTGATTTCCGTGATAGAACCCCACCAAAGGTTGTTgcttgcaaattttgaattgacGATGAAAAACCCTCTCTTTTGGCAGAGTAGAGAAAGTTCAAAACTTGTGTAATGGGTTTACCTTTTGCACATGAAGAGAGTAGCTATCTCCTCTTATTTCCATTGTTTTCACTatcactatcattgtcatcataaTCCCTTTCTGGGTTTTGGTCCAAGAAGATGTTTGAGTGTGAAATTTTCCACTTCTTTGGGTTCAAGCAATGCAAGACCTTTTCCTGATTACTCCCCGAGAAAGCCCTCAGTCACAGACACTGACTTTGTGCACCACATTTCCACCACCATTAAGCAGCGCCGCGCCGAGCCTTTTCGCCGGATTCTCAAGCCCTTTGAGTCAAAGTTCAGGCCTGACCATCTCATTTGGGTTCTTATGAGCATCAGGGATGACTATAAACTCGTGTTGGATTTCTTCGACTGGGCTCG from Glycine soja cultivar W05 chromosome 8, ASM419377v2, whole genome shotgun sequence includes:
- the LOC114423228 gene encoding hydroxyproline O-galactosyltransferase GALT6-like, producing MKRVKKLYPLLSLLPNRPKPLQIFMAVMFLYLLFTTFEIETFLGFRTRFVSVTSLLGNEDQQQQQHTHFSKASNFPSQGVFQGSVHRKALQGLQKVSTLSFMEALNDTTVEENMVSELHNAARHAWLEGKRLWEQVESVKETMDDVARFKAENLSDSCKNSISLSGSELKEKKGVMVMVLPCGLTLGSHVTVVGTPRWAHWEDDPKIAVVKEEEGKVMVSQFMMELQGLKSVDKEEPPRILHFNPRLKGDYSGRPVIEQNTCYRMQWGSALRCEGWKSRADEDTVDGQVKCEKWIRDDDSHTEEAKATWWLSRLIGRTKKVTIDWPYPFVEGRLFVLTVSAGMEGYHVSVDGRHVTSFPYRTGFSLEDATGLSIKGDVYVHSIFAASLPSSHPSFAPQMHLELLPQWKVPPLLHVNVELFIGILSAGNHFAERMAVRKSWMQHKLIKSSNVVARFFVALHGRKDLNVEIKKETDYFGDIIIVPYMDHYDLVVLKTIAITEYGIRSVAAKYIMKCDDDTFVRIDSIISEARKIGSGRSLYIGNMNYHHRPLRSGKWAVTYEEWSEEEYPTYANGPGYIISADIARFIVSNFEKHRLKLFKMEDVSMGMWVEQFNSSRPVEYVHSFKFCQFGCIEDYFTAHYQSPRQMTCMWDKLQQKGQPLCCNMR